A segment of the Streptomyces sp. Tu 2975 genome:
GCCGTCGGCCACGACGACGCCGGCGTGCTCGTCCCGGGCGCCCCGGCCGACTACGCGGTCTGGCGCACGGGGGCGCTGATCGTCCAGGCGCCCGACGACCGGGTCGCCCGCTGGTCCACCGACCCGCGCTCCGGCACGCCCGGTCTGCCCGACCTCGGACCCGGTGCCGAACTGCCCGTTTGCGTGCGGACAGTGGTTGGCGGACAAACCGTCTTCGAGGGACCGAACGGGTGACGTAAGGACATTTCGCACCGCCGGGCCGCATTCCCGTCGTTCCGCCTCGACCTGCGGATCTTCGCCTCTGACCTGGCGGTTCCGGTAATTCTCGCTGATCAGGTGACTGTTGACAGCGAGCGCCCACCGGCCGGTAGGTTCGGGACAGTCCACCGAAGAACTCCGACCGGCAACCTCCACGCAAGTCGTCGAACGCCGCTGGGTCATGGGGTGGTGTGCCGCACCGGCGCACCACCACTGGGAGCCAGGTTCAGCGCCCGCGCCTCGGGGGCAGAGGGAAGGTTTCCGCCGGTCGGCAGGTGAGACCCGGGTGGGGCCCGGCGTTCAGTAGACAACGGCTCTCGGTCGACCCGCAGCCAGCGGGCCCCAGGTCGGCCCGAAGGACGCCGGGCCCGATCCGCTGCGTCCGGCCGGGCCCGCGCCGTTCCGTCCCGACAGCGGCGTCCTCGTCGTTCCGCCGTCGCTCCGAAGATCCGTGCCACCGGGAGCGCCCCACAGGGGCTCGCTATGGTTGGGCTCTGCGACGGACTTTAAGGGGCAGCAGTGAACGACGGTGGTGCGGTTCCCCATGGTGGACCCCAGGGGAGGCGGTACGGCCCGCTCGGCCGAGCGTTGGTGATCATCCCCACCTACAACGAAGCCGAGAACATCCGGTCGATCGTCTCCCGGGTGCGCGCCGCCGTGCCCGACGCGGACGTGCTCGTCGCCGACGACAACAGCCCCGACGGCACGGGCAAGTTCGCCGACGAGCTCGCGGTGCAGGACGAGCAGGTGCACGTCCTGCACCGCAAGGGCAAGGAAGGGCTCGGCGCGGCCTACCTGGCCGGCTTCCGCTGGGGCATCGAGCACGACTACGGCGTCCTGGTCGAGATGGACGCCGACGGCTCCCATCAGCCCGAGGAACTGCCCAGGCTGCTGACCGCCCTCAAGGGCGCCGATCTCGTCCTCGGGTCCCGCTGGGTGCCCGGCGGGCGTGTCGTCAACTGGCCCAAGCACCGCGAGATCCTCTCCCGCGGCGGCAGTACCTACTCCCGTCTGCTGCTCGGTGTGCCGCTGCGGGACGTCACTGGCGGCTTCCGGGCCTTCCGCGCCGAGACCCTGGAGGGCCTCGGTCTCGGCGACGTCGCGTCCCAGGGCTACTGCTTCCAGGTCGACCTGGCCCGGCGGGCCGTGGCCGCCGGATTCCATGTCGTCGAGGTCCCGATCACCTTCGTCGAGCGGGAGCTGGGCGACTCGAAGATGAACAGGGACATCGTCGTCGAGGCCCTCTGGCGCGTCACCGCGTGGGGCGTGGAGGAGCGGGCCGGCCGCCTCCTCGGCCGCAGGCCGTCGCCGCCGCGGCCGCCTCGATCTTCCTGACATCCCCCTTATGCCGCTCCGGCGGGCGCCCAGGCACACTGGGAGCATGACGACCGGCGCACCGCCCCCGACCGCCCCGAGGCGCTCTCGCGCCCGCACTTTCGTCCCCCTGGCGATCGCCGCCTGGCTGGTCCTGGAGATCTGGCTGCTGACTGTCGTGGCGGACGCGGCGGGTGGCTTCGCCGTCCTCGGGCTGCTCGTCGGCGCCGCGGTGCTCGGTGCCGTGGTGGTCAAGAGGGCGGGGCGGCGGGCCTTCGCCAATCTCACCGCGACGCTTCAGCAGCAGACGGGCAGCCAGGAGGCCGTGCCGCCCGGGCGCGCCGAGGGCAACGGCCTGCTGATGCTCGGCGGTCTGCTGCTGATGCTGCCGGGCCTCGTCTCGGACGTGGCCGGGCTGCTGCTCCTGGTGCCGCCGGTCCGGGCACGGCTCGGCCGGGCCGCCGAACGCTCGCTGGAGCGGCGGATGAACGCCGCGGGGGCCGGAGGCCTCGGCGACGCGTTCCAGCAGGCCCGCATGCGCCGCCCGGACGGCAAGGTCGTCCAGGGCGAGGTCGTCCGCGAGGACGTCACGCGGCCCCACGACGAGGAACCCGGCCGGCGGCCCCCGCTCACCCCCTGATCCATGCCGCACCGGTGCGGCCCCTTCCGTACGGCTGGGTGCCGCACCGGTCCGCGCGAAGACCAGTAGGTCCAGGGTGCGAACACGACGCGTGAAGGCCCCAGGGCCAGGGGTGAGAACACGACGAGAGCCGCGGCCGGCCCACACGGTGTGTGGGCCGGCCGCGGCTCTCGTGCTACTCGCTTCGCGCGCCTGAACGCGCTACGCGGACTTGCGGCTGTCGCGCGGATGCACCGCGATGTTCATGGCGCCGGAACGAAGGACCGCCAGCCGTTCGGCCAGCACCTCTTCCAGCTCCTCGCGGGTACGCCGCTCCATCAGCATGTCCCAGTGCGTGCGCGCCGGCTTGCCCTTCTTCTCTTCGGGGCCGTCCCCGTCGACCAGGAGTGCCTGGGCGCCACACGCCTTGCACTCCCACTCCGGCGGAATTTCCGCCTCGACCGAGAACGGCATCTCAAAACGATGTCCGTTCTGGCATGCGTACTCCACCGCCTGGCGCGGGGCCAGGTCGATGCCGCGGTCCGTCTCGTAGCTGGTAACCACAAGTCGCGTGCCGCGGAGAGCTCGCTCACTCATGAATCGTGCCTCCCGGGCTTGTCGCCCACAGGACAGGTGTCGCTGTCGTCGTCATCCGGTCAACGTCCGGTCGGCGGTAAAGATTCCCGTTCCGGGTCATGCGTCGCCCGTCGTGCCGCTGCTTTGCCATTGGTTGGGGTACCCACCAGTGCCCGGTTTGTCACATCTGACAGAAAGTGTCACCCACTGATTTCACTGTTCCGGCACGCAGTAACGGTCCGCCTGGCAAGCCAAAGGCGTACACTACCGGCCTTTCACTCAGGCGTCTAAATCCGCTCCGGTACGGGGTTCCCCGCGGCGGCCACCGCACGCCTCACGGGAACCCTCGCGAGCAGTACGAATCCCGCTCCGAAGAAGATCACCAAAGAGATGATCGCGTCACGGTAGCTGCCCGACATCTGATACGCCAGGCCGAAGACTAGCGGTCCGAGCCAGCTCAGTCCCCGATCGCTCATCTCGTAGGCCGAAAAGTACTCCGCCTCCTTGCCCCGCGGCACGAGATGCGAGAACAGCGACCGCGACAGCGCCTGGCTGCCGCCCAGGACCAGTCCGATGCCGGCCGCGAGGCAGTAGAACCACACCGGCTCCCCGGCGGGCAGGAAGTATCCGGCCGCCAGGATCAGCGTCCACACCGCGAGCGAGGCGAGGATCGTGCGCTTCGCCCCGTACGTACGGGCCAGCCGGCCCATGCTCAGCGCCCCCGCGACCGCCAGCACCTGTACCAGCAGCACCGCTGTGATCAGGGTGGTCTGGTCCAGGCCCAGCTCCTCCGAGCCGTAGACGGAGGCCTGCGAGATGACCGTCTGCACGCCGTCGTTGTAGACGAGGTAGGCGAGCAGGAACGAGAGGGTGAGGGGGTGCCGGCGCATGTCCCGAAGCGTCGCGACGAGCTGACGCCATCCCGAGTCGACCGCGCCCTCGCCGGACGGCGTGATCCTGCGGTCGCGGAGCCGGCGCAGCGGGATCAGCGTGAAGGCGCCCCACCACACACCGGCCGAGGCCAGGCAGATGCGGACCGCGTCGCCCTCGGAGAGGCCGAACGACTCGTGGCCCGAGTAGACGATCAGGTTCAGCACCAGCACGAGGGCGCCGGACGTGTAGCCGAAGGCCCAGCCGCGCGACGACACCGCGTCACGCTCCTCGGGGCCGGAGATCTGCGGTAGATACGCGTTGTAGAGGACCATCGACACGGCCAGCGCGGCGTTCGCCACGATCAGCAGGAGCGCGCCCAGCAGGTAGCGGTCGCCGTCCAGGAAGAACATCCCGGTCGTCGCCGCCGCTCCCACGTACGCGGCGACGGCGAGCATCGGCTTCTTGCGGCCCGTACGGTCCGCGGCCGCTCCGGCCAACGGCATGATCAGCACCGCGAGAAGCATCGAGACCGACACCGCGTACGGGAAGACGGAACCAGCGCGCACCGGGATGCCCAGGGGATGCACGAAACCTTCGGCGTCCGCCGCGGCCTTCGCCACCGACGTCAGATAGGGCCCGAGGAAGACGGTGAGCACGCTCGTCGAGTAGACGGAGCACGCGAAGTCGTAGAAGTACCAGCCCCGTTGCTCACGTCTGCGAGCGCCGTCGTCCTCGCCGGTGCCCTCGGTGCTGTCCGCCGTCTCCGCACTCACGCGGCGCCCCCTCGCTCATGCCGTCGCAGACGCCGGTGCCCCCGCGGCCGCGCGGGCGCGATCAGACCCACACTCCCCGGTCGGTCAGCACCGTGCGCAACGTCTCAAGATGATCGGTCATGATGCCATCCACGCCAAGGTCCAGGAGCCGGGCCATCCGGTCGGCGTCGTTCACCGTCCACACATGGACCTGCAGACCCCGGGCGTGGGCCGCGCGCACGAAACGCCGGTCCACCACGCGGATCCCGCCCTGCGTCTCCGGCACCTGCGCACACACCGCCCCGCTGCGCACCGCCGCCGGTATCCCGTACGAGCCGAGCCGCAGGCCGAGCACGCCCCGCACCCCGTACGAGGTCGCCAGACGCGGACCCGCGAGACGGGTCGCCCGGGCCACCCTGGCCTCGGAGAACGAGCCGACGCACACCCGGTCCCAGGCCGCGGTCCGGCGGATCAGCTCCACCAGCGGCACCAGCGCGGACTCCGCCTTGAGGTCCACGTTCCACCGGGCCTCGGGGAACTCCTCCAGCAGCTCCTCGAACAGCGCCAGCGGCTCGCGGCCCGCCACCTTCGCCCTGCGCACCTCGCTCCACGGCAGGGCGGCGATACGCCCTCCGGCGTCGGTCACCCGGTCCAGTGTGGTGTCGTGGAAGGCGACGAGCTGTCCGTCCGCCGTCGTGTGCACATCGGTCTCGAAGTAGCGGTATCCGGCCGCGGCCGCCCGCCGGAAGGCCTCGGCGGTGTTCTCGATGCCGTCGGCCGCCCCGCCGCGGTGGGCGAAGGCGAGCGTCGCGGGGTGGTCCAGGTAGGGGTGGCGTATGAGGGTCACCGCGGCAGTATTGCCTGCGGGGGTGACCCGGCGGCGACCACGGTGCTGCGTCCGCCCCCCTCGGAGACGGCGAACAGCCGCAGGAACAGCTGCGCCAGCGGCCCGATCGCCAGCGCGTACGCCACCGTCCCGATGCCGACGGAACCGCCGAGTGCGAACCCGGTCGCGACGACGGCGACCTCGATCGCGGTGCGCACCAGCCGGATCGAGCGGCCGGTCAGCCGGTGCAGGCCGGTCATCAGGCCGTCCCGCGGGCCCGGCCCGAAACGGGCCGCGATGTAGAGGCCCGTCGCGGCACCGTTGAGCAGGATGCCCGCGGCCATCAGCGGGATCTGCCCGACGAGCGTCGTCACCTGCGGTACGAGGGACAGGGTGGCGTCCATGGCGATGCCGATGACGAACACGTTGGACACGGTCCCGAGGCCGGGCCGCTGCCGGATCGGTATCCACAGCAGCAGCACCACGGCGCCCACGATGATCGACACCACGCCGATCGTCAGCCCGGTCAGCTCGGCCAGCCCCTGATGCAGCACCCCCCACGGCTCGAGGCCGAGCCCGGCGCGCACCAGCAAGGCGGAGCTCGCTCCGTACAGCGCGAGGCCGACGTACAGCTGAAGCAGTCGGCGGGTGAGATGCGCGGACACGATGGCGCCCCCTGTCTGGTGTTCGTGGACTGATGCATGACACTCTGTGGCTATGGAACGACCGGCAACCATGGCCAATTCGAGGAAGGTGGACCGACTTCCATGACGCAGTGGACCTCAGCCGTGGGTGCGGCCCAGCTCGCCCGACAGCTCACCTCCCAGCAGGCACGCCCCGCAGGCCCCGGCACCCGCAAGCCGCCCGCCTACCGCGCGCTCGCCGACGGCATCCGCCTGCTCGTCCTCGAGGGCCGCGTCCCGGTCGCGGCACGGCTGCCCGCGGAACGTGAACTGGCGCTGTCCCTCTCGGTCAGCCGCACCACCGTCGCCGCCGCGTACGAGGCGCTGCGCGCCGAGGGCTTCCTCGAGTCCCGCAGGGGCGCCGGCAGCTGGACCGCCGTGCCCGCCGGGAACCCGCTGCCCGCCCGCGGTCTCGAGCCCCTGCCGCCGGAGTCGCTCGGCTCCATGATCGACCTGGGCTGTGCCGCCCTGCCGGCACCGGAGCCGTGGCTGACCCGGTCCGTCCAGGGCGCCCTGGAGGAGCTGCCGCCCTACGCCCACACCCACGGCGACTACCCCGCCGGTCTGCCCGCCCTGCGCCAGATGCTCGCCGACCGCTACACGGAACGCGGCATCCCGACCATGCCGGAACAGATCATGGTCACCACCGGCGCGATGGGCGCAATCGACGCGATCTGCCACCTGTTCGCCGGCCGCGGCGAACGCATCGCCGTCGAATCGCCCTCCTACGCCAACATCCTCCAACTGATGCGCGAGGCCGGCGCGCGGCTCGTGCCCGTCGCCATGGCCGAAGGCCTCACCGGCTGGGATGTGAACCGCTGGCGCCAGGTGCTGCGCGACGCCGCGCCCCGGCTCGCGTACGTGGTCGCCGACTTCCACAACCCCACCGGCGCGCTCGCCGACGAGCACCAGCGCCGCGCCCTGGTCGAGGCCGCCCGTTCGGCAGGGACGGTGCTCGTCGTCGACGAGACCATGTCGGAACTGCACCTCGACCCCGACATCGAGATGCCCCCGCCCGTCTGCTCGTTCGACCCGGCGGGCTCCACGGTCCTCACCGTCGGCTCGGCCAGCAAGGCCTTCTGGGCCGGCATGCGGATCGGCTGGGTCCGCGCCGCCCCCGACGTGATCCGCTCACTCGTCGCCGCCCGCGCCTACGCCGACCTCGGCACGCCGGTCCTGGAGCAGCTCGCCATCAACTGGCTGATGCGCACCGGTGGCTGGGCCGAGGCCGTCACCATCCGCAGGGAGCAGGCCCGCGACAACCGTGACGCGCTCGTCGCCGCGGTGCGCAGGGAACTGCCGGCCTGGGAGTTCGACGTGCCGCGCGGCGGCCTCACCCTCTGGGTCCGCACCGGTGGCCTGTCCGGCTCCCGCCTCGCCGAGGTCGGCGAGCGCGTCGGCGTCCGGGTGCCGTCGGGGCCGCGCTTCGGGGTCGACGGTGCTTTCGAGGGCTACGTGCGTCTGCCGTTCACCGTGGGCGGCCCGGTGGCGGAGGAGGCGGCGGCCCGCCTCGCCGCGGCGGCGCGCCTGGTCTCCAAGGGGGCGACGACGGGTACGGAGGCCCCGCGCACCTTCGTGGCGTAGCGGCCCGGATCGATGCACAACGCAGTCGGACGGGCGATCGCCCGGTCCGACTGCGTTGTGCATACCGCCTCAGGGCTCCGCGGGGACCGTGGGCGGGCAGAGCGGCTTCGCCGGGATCGCCGGCGTCGGGGGAGCCTTCGGAGTGTCCGGCCCGGCGGGCAGGAGGGCCAGGACCGCCTGCCGGTGGGCCTCCGTCGTCGCGTCGTCGTACGGGTCGGGCGTCGCCGGGACCTGGAGCCGCAGGACCGGGCCGTTGCCCAGCCGTGCGTAACCCCGGCCGGCCGGGACGTCGGAGACGGGCGTGGTGCGCGGGGTCTCCCCGAGCACGGACCGGATGTCGTCGACGCCGACCCCGCCGAGCACCACCCGGGCACGGGTGTGGGTGCGTACCGCCTCGGTCAGCGCGTCGACGCTGTCGAACTGCTCGGCCACGACCACCGTCACCTGCGCGGCCCGCCCGTGCCGCAGCGGTACGGAGAGCAGCTCCTGGGGATCCATGTGGCCGTCGGCCGCGGCCAGGTGCCCGAAGACGCCGGGCCGGTCCACCAGGATCCACAGCGGCCGCCTGGTGTCCTCGGGGGCCGGCTGCCCGGCCTGCCGGGCCCGGTTGGCGGCGATGAGCCGCCGCTCCGTCTCGTGGGCGGCCCATTCCAGGCTCGACAGCGCGCCGGAGAGACCGCATTCGACGGCCAGCACCCCCGCGCGGCCGGTGAGACAGGCGTATTCGCCGGTGCCGCTGCCCTCCACGATCAGGACGTCCCCGTGCTGCAGCGCCTGCAGGGCGATGGAGCGGAGAAGGGTCGTGGTGCCGCTGCCGGGTTCGCCGACGGCCAGCAGGTGCGGCTCCGTGGAGCGGGGGCCGGTGCGCCAGACGACCGGAGGTGCCTGGGCGGTCTCGTCGCCCAGCACGACCGGCACCGTGCGCTGGACCGCGTCGGCGTCGGTGAAGCCGAGGACGGTCTCGCCGGGGACGGTGACGAAGCGCTGGGCGGCGATGCCCGTGGACAGGGCGGGCAGCACGCTCATCACGAGCTCGTTGCCCTCCTCGTCCCAGGTGAAGAGGTATTCGCGCCCGCGCCCGGACTTCGCGTGCAGCAGCTGCTCGATCCGGGCCCGGGCAGCGGCCTCGCCGTCGGTGAAGTAGGCGGGGTAGGTGACGCGCAACCGGGTGAGGCGGCCGTTGCCGTCGAACTCGTACTCACTGAAGGCCTTGCCCCACTCCCCGCCGTGGGCGAACAGCGGAGCCGGGTCCTCGGGGACGGAGAAGTGCGGGACGAGTGCCTCGTACAGCGCCCGCAACCGGGCGGTCTCCGCCTCGTCGGGTCCGGTCCTGACCGGGGTTCTGACGCGGCCCTCCCAGGCGGCCGCGCCCATCACCGTGATCAGGGCGACCAGTGGCCCGTACGGGATGAGCGCGACCACCAGGATGCAGGCGGCGACAA
Coding sequences within it:
- a CDS encoding polyprenol monophosphomannose synthase, which encodes MNDGGAVPHGGPQGRRYGPLGRALVIIPTYNEAENIRSIVSRVRAAVPDADVLVADDNSPDGTGKFADELAVQDEQVHVLHRKGKEGLGAAYLAGFRWGIEHDYGVLVEMDADGSHQPEELPRLLTALKGADLVLGSRWVPGGRVVNWPKHREILSRGGSTYSRLLLGVPLRDVTGGFRAFRAETLEGLGLGDVASQGYCFQVDLARRAVAAGFHVVEVPITFVERELGDSKMNRDIVVEALWRVTAWGVEERAGRLLGRRPSPPRPPRSS
- the fxsA gene encoding FxsA family membrane protein, with amino-acid sequence MTTGAPPPTAPRRSRARTFVPLAIAAWLVLEIWLLTVVADAAGGFAVLGLLVGAAVLGAVVVKRAGRRAFANLTATLQQQTGSQEAVPPGRAEGNGLLMLGGLLLMLPGLVSDVAGLLLLVPPVRARLGRAAERSLERRMNAAGAGGLGDAFQQARMRRPDGKVVQGEVVREDVTRPHDEEPGRRPPLTP
- a CDS encoding RNA polymerase-binding protein RbpA; protein product: MSERALRGTRLVVTSYETDRGIDLAPRQAVEYACQNGHRFEMPFSVEAEIPPEWECKACGAQALLVDGDGPEEKKGKPARTHWDMLMERRTREELEEVLAERLAVLRSGAMNIAVHPRDSRKSA
- a CDS encoding MFS transporter codes for the protein MSAETADSTEGTGEDDGARRREQRGWYFYDFACSVYSTSVLTVFLGPYLTSVAKAAADAEGFVHPLGIPVRAGSVFPYAVSVSMLLAVLIMPLAGAAADRTGRKKPMLAVAAYVGAAATTGMFFLDGDRYLLGALLLIVANAALAVSMVLYNAYLPQISGPEERDAVSSRGWAFGYTSGALVLVLNLIVYSGHESFGLSEGDAVRICLASAGVWWGAFTLIPLRRLRDRRITPSGEGAVDSGWRQLVATLRDMRRHPLTLSFLLAYLVYNDGVQTVISQASVYGSEELGLDQTTLITAVLLVQVLAVAGALSMGRLARTYGAKRTILASLAVWTLILAAGYFLPAGEPVWFYCLAAGIGLVLGGSQALSRSLFSHLVPRGKEAEYFSAYEMSDRGLSWLGPLVFGLAYQMSGSYRDAIISLVIFFGAGFVLLARVPVRRAVAAAGNPVPERI
- a CDS encoding glycerophosphodiester phosphodiesterase family protein, with the translated sequence MTLIRHPYLDHPATLAFAHRGGAADGIENTAEAFRRAAAAGYRYFETDVHTTADGQLVAFHDTTLDRVTDAGGRIAALPWSEVRRAKVAGREPLALFEELLEEFPEARWNVDLKAESALVPLVELIRRTAAWDRVCVGSFSEARVARATRLAGPRLATSYGVRGVLGLRLGSYGIPAAVRSGAVCAQVPETQGGIRVVDRRFVRAAHARGLQVHVWTVNDADRMARLLDLGVDGIMTDHLETLRTVLTDRGVWV
- a CDS encoding PLP-dependent aminotransferase family protein gives rise to the protein MTQWTSAVGAAQLARQLTSQQARPAGPGTRKPPAYRALADGIRLLVLEGRVPVAARLPAERELALSLSVSRTTVAAAYEALRAEGFLESRRGAGSWTAVPAGNPLPARGLEPLPPESLGSMIDLGCAALPAPEPWLTRSVQGALEELPPYAHTHGDYPAGLPALRQMLADRYTERGIPTMPEQIMVTTGAMGAIDAICHLFAGRGERIAVESPSYANILQLMREAGARLVPVAMAEGLTGWDVNRWRQVLRDAAPRLAYVVADFHNPTGALADEHQRRALVEAARSAGTVLVVDETMSELHLDPDIEMPPPVCSFDPAGSTVLTVGSASKAFWAGMRIGWVRAAPDVIRSLVAARAYADLGTPVLEQLAINWLMRTGGWAEAVTIRREQARDNRDALVAAVRRELPAWEFDVPRGGLTLWVRTGGLSGSRLAEVGERVGVRVPSGPRFGVDGAFEGYVRLPFTVGGPVAEEAAARLAAAARLVSKGATTGTEAPRTFVA